DNA sequence from the Tissierella sp. MB52-C2 genome:
GGAATTGTGGATATTGAGACACTTCGTATTACCAATGAATCATTAATATCTACTCTTGATGAAGTTATGCGTATTCAAATAGAAGGTCGTCAGAAGAGAAAAGAAGCAGAAATTGAGCTAAATAGAATTGAAGAAGAATTGAAAACTAAACTTTTAGAAATAAGAGGTTAATGGAGAAATGTAGGATATTTGATATTGAATTAGAATTTTTAAATAATATGTATTTATATCTATTTGACAATATATGGTATAATAGAATATCGAGGGAGTATCTTTAAATTTAAATAATTTTTAGGTACTCCCTTTAATATTATTTTGGAGGTAGAAATTGGATAGTAAAGTGGATTTATTAAAAGATGATGTTCGAAAGATATTTATTAGGTATCTTATACCTAGTGTAGGTGGGATGCTAGGAACTTCACTGTATGTTTTGGGGGATACTATGCTAGTTGGGAGAGCGCTTGGAAGTCAAGGTTTAGCTGCATTGAATATTTCCATACCTATGATAAATGTATTTAATGGTTTGGGGCTTTTATTTGGAATAGGGGGAGCAACAGTACTATCTATAAATAGGGGTAAAAATGAACATGATAAAATAGATCATATTTTTACTAAATCTATATTTATGTCTATTATAGTAGGTATTATATTGACTTTGGTACGTATGTTTTTTTTAGATGAAATATGTTACTTTCTAGGGGCTTCAGATGCAACATTTCAAATGTCTAAAGATTACTTAGGTATACTTATGTTCTTTAGTATAGCATTTTTGTTAAATACTACTCTAACAGTATTTGTACGTAATGACGGTGCACCTAGGTTAGCTATGTTGGGAATGCTTGTAGGCAGTATTATAAATGTTATATTAGATTATGTATTTATATTTATTTTTAGATGGGGGATGTGGGGAGGAGCTTTGGCTACTGGTCTTTCTCCTATAATAGGACTAATTATTTTAAGCACTCACTTCATTAGAAAAAATAATAAAATGAAATTCATAAAGCCAAAAATAGACTTAAATATTATAAAGAGAATAATTTCAAATGGAGGCTCTAGCTTTATAATCGAGATATCGGCAGGTATTGTAATATTTACCTTTAATAAATCCATATTGGATATAGTCGGAGATATTGGGGTTTCTGCTTATAGTATTATTGCAAATTTATCTTTAATATGTACTGCCATTTTTATCGGTGTGGGTCAGGCGATTCAACCTATAATAAGCTTTAATTATGGGGCAGAAAAAATGGATAGAGTTTATGAGTCAGTGAAACTAGGGATATACTTTGCACTAGGACTGGGAATCTTATTTTATTTAGTAGGTGTTTTATTTCCGAAACAATTAGTTTCAATATTTATAAAAGATAATATAGAGTTAATGAATATAACTATTAATGGAATAAAGCTTTACTTTATAGGATTTCTATTTATGGGATTAAATGTAGTAATCACATCCTATATGCAATCAAAAGAAGAAACAAGATCATCTATGATTATTTCCTTGTGTAGAGGATTTGTGTTCATAATTATTTCCTTGCAAATATTACCAAAGTTAATAGGTATAGAAGGAATATGGCTGACCTTACCTATAGTAGAATTAATAACAGTTTTTCTTTCTATACTATATTTTGAGAAATATAAAACTGCAGTCATATATAGTATAAAGACCATTAGTTCTTAATAATTATAAAAAATGCATGACTGATTTTATGATAAGAAACTATTAATATTATCTATATAAATTCTTGTATTTTAAAAGAAAAAGTAAGTGAATAACCTTAATAAATGAGCAAATCTACTTAAAATAATTTTGCAACTTCATGTAAAATACACAAAGAAATGTTATAATGTTTTATACTAGGTGATAGATTTGAAACAGATTTTAATAGTAGAGGACGATGGTGATATACAGGAACTACTTCAAAACTTTTTAGAAGATGTAGGCTATTATGTTAACTTAGCTGGAGATGGTGTGGAAGTCATTACTCATTTTAGAAAAGGAGATTATTAATACAATAATATATGACGTAGAAAGATAGATTGCCGAATATGTAGATTATAAAAGTAACATATGAGATAGAGCTACTGGATTCCCAGTAGCTCTATAAAATTAAGCTAAACTTTTCTTGATTAATTCTTCAACTTCATTATCATTTGGAAAACGATCTGATTCTTTTTTAGAAAAAATAAGTTTATCATCAAGTTTTACTTCAAAGACGCCTCCAGAAGATGGAATTATATTTACCATCTCTAAGGAATTTTTATGCTCATTTAATATGTTCTGTGTTAGAGCAACTGCTCTTCCTAAATAACCTCAAGAAGTACAGTACTCAATACTGATTAATTTTTTCATAAAATCACCTCTATTATTATAATAATCTATACTTACCCAATTAACTATAGATTATTATGATAATAGAGGAAAAATTAAATTATTATCTTTAAATATTGGTCTAGGATAAAGAATACTATAAATAATATAAGAAAAATATCCTTACAACTTATTCAGGATTGCTATTTTGTATTGAGTAGAGGATTTATATAATGCCTATATTCGAAATAGAAAATTTTAATTCTTAAAGTCTTTCTGTTAGATAAATGTTAAATATCTGTTAACTTAATATTAAGTAGTATTAAATATTATTATACTAGTTGCTACAAATGCTCGAAAAAGGTATAGTAATCTAGTAGATGGATAATTTTGCATAATTTGGAATTATTATTATAATTAATTTAGGAGGATAAAAATTGACAGGCAGAAAGAAATGTACCAACAGATATACTAGTATAGGAACCAAAATTACCTTTAGAATTTGCTTGCTTGTAACAGCTGTATGTGTTTCATTGGGAGTATTGACTTATAATAGATCAGCTAAGGCATTAAAGGATAGTTATGTAACAGCATTAGAAAGAATTGTGGAAGATAATTCAAAGATGTTAGGAGAAGATATAAAACATCGGCAGGAAACTGTAAAAGCATTGACTAGAAATGAATCCATAGTATCTATGGATTGGATTAGACAAAAATTAGTCCTAGAAAAAGAGATAGAAAAGCTGGGAGTAATGTCGTATCAAATCTCATTACCTAATGGAGATACTATAAATACAAATGGGGAGAGATTTAGTCTTAAGGGACAGGAAAATTTTGAATTGTCAATTAAGGGAGATACTGTTATAACACCTCCTCTTGTATCAGAAGGTTCTCAAAAATTAATTTCAATTATAACATCTCCAATAGAAAACAATGATGGCAATATAATAGGAATATTAGGTGAAGTATATGATGCGAGAAAGTTTAATGATATAGTAGAAAATATAAAAGTTGGTAATGAAGGATATGCTTTTATTGTTAATAAAGATGGGCAAATCATTGCACATAGCGATGTGGAACAAGTATTAAATAAAAGAAATTATATTATAGAGGGAAATGAAGATAAATCCTATAATGATATGGGAAGAGCTTATGGAGAAATTGTTAATTCAGAGGAAGCAGGGCTTGTAGAATATGAATTTAATAGTGAAACCTATTATAATACATATTCAAAGATTCCTGGAACTGATTGGTATTTAGGTATAACCATATCTAGGTCTGAAGTTAATGCTGAAATTGATGCATTAAAATGGCAAACATTATTATTACTGTTATTATTTATCGTATCTGGAATTATGGTTAGTTGGCTAATAGTACAAAGAATTAGAAAGCCATTATTGGAGATAAAGGATTATGCGGATGCACTGGCTAGATGTGATTTAACTCATAGAATTGCACTAAAAAATAAAGATGAATTTGGACAGACAGCAGAGGCTTTAAATACTGCAATAGAACAATTACAGAATGTGTTATTGATTGTATCTAAAGAAAGTGAAAAGACTTATGAGGGAAATAAACATATAGAAAAATTAATTTCTGGTTTAGAATATCAAATAGCAGAAGCTTCTGCATCTACAGAAGAGATTACAGCTAGTATGGACTTAAGTGCTAATACCGTATCAAACATTGCATCTAGAATATCAAATATGAAGAAGAATATAGAATTATCCTTAGCGAGATCAGAGGACAGCTTTACATTATCGAAAGAAATAGAAAAACGTTCCAATATAATCAGAGATAATAGTATTGATTCTAAGAATGAGGGGATGATCATTTATAAAGAATCAAAAGAAACTTTACAAAAAT
Encoded proteins:
- a CDS encoding SelT/SelW/SelH family (seleno)protein is translated as MKKLISIEYCTSUGYLGRAVALTQNILNEHKNSLEMVNIIPSSGGVFEVKLDDKLIFSKKESDRFPNDNEVEELIKKSLA
- a CDS encoding MATE family efflux transporter, which produces MDSKVDLLKDDVRKIFIRYLIPSVGGMLGTSLYVLGDTMLVGRALGSQGLAALNISIPMINVFNGLGLLFGIGGATVLSINRGKNEHDKIDHIFTKSIFMSIIVGIILTLVRMFFLDEICYFLGASDATFQMSKDYLGILMFFSIAFLLNTTLTVFVRNDGAPRLAMLGMLVGSIINVILDYVFIFIFRWGMWGGALATGLSPIIGLIILSTHFIRKNNKMKFIKPKIDLNIIKRIISNGGSSFIIEISAGIVIFTFNKSILDIVGDIGVSAYSIIANLSLICTAIFIGVGQAIQPIISFNYGAEKMDRVYESVKLGIYFALGLGILFYLVGVLFPKQLVSIFIKDNIELMNITINGIKLYFIGFLFMGLNVVITSYMQSKEETRSSMIISLCRGFVFIIISLQILPKLIGIEGIWLTLPIVELITVFLSILYFEKYKTAVIYSIKTISS
- a CDS encoding methyl-accepting chemotaxis protein; protein product: MTGRKKCTNRYTSIGTKITFRICLLVTAVCVSLGVLTYNRSAKALKDSYVTALERIVEDNSKMLGEDIKHRQETVKALTRNESIVSMDWIRQKLVLEKEIEKLGVMSYQISLPNGDTINTNGERFSLKGQENFELSIKGDTVITPPLVSEGSQKLISIITSPIENNDGNIIGILGEVYDARKFNDIVENIKVGNEGYAFIVNKDGQIIAHSDVEQVLNKRNYIIEGNEDKSYNDMGRAYGEIVNSEEAGLVEYEFNSETYYNTYSKIPGTDWYLGITISRSEVNAEIDALKWQTLLLLLLFIVSGIMVSWLIVQRIRKPLLEIKDYADALARCDLTHRIALKNKDEFGQTAEALNTAIEQLQNVLLIVSKESEKTYEGNKHIEKLISGLEYQIAEASASTEEITASMDLSANTVSNIASRISNMKKNIELSLARSEDSFTLSKEIEKRSNIIRDNSIDSKNEGMIIYKESKETLQKSLDDVKIVNNIKDLANSIKNIASQTNLLALNASIEAARAGEHGLGFAVVAKEVRELAEQSANTVNSIQENVNQVLEAVGQLANSAANLLEMVDTRILSSYDILIEVADYYNSDCSKFIEIIEGLASNSNEVFKSAEDIEKSMDNISYTANEAAAASEAIAANILDINKESERIYDIAKTGYSSVKELSNTIKEFKI